The Ornithinimicrobium faecis region ACCTGCGCGAACAACGGCAGCGCTGCATTGACCTGCCGCAGCACGGCCCTTCGGGCGGCTGGAACCGGAAGATTGTGGCTGACTGCGGCAATGTACCGGAGCCCTGCCTTCAGGAGACGGTTGTTCGGGGTGTCTTGAGTGCGTTCCTGGACCCGGCATGGAATCCGCGCAGCGTCTCCGACCGCGAGATGCTCGGTGACGTACCTGTTGACGAGGATTCGCCCCTTGACCTTGCCGTTGAGGACCTGGTGCCGGGCCTGGTAGTCGCGTCTGAGCCAGCGGGCGGCGAACCGACGAATGGTGCGGACATGCCACACAAGGAGGCAGGCGGTCGGGTCGCGAAGCACGGCTTCGAGTCCGATGTCGTTGTCGAGGAGTCGGAGCGGGTCGTGCCGCTGTTCGTACGCGTAGTCAGCCATGAAGAACACGTCGGCTGTCTCGAGCTTCGGCCGTACCTGGAGGGTCACTTCGCCTGCGGCTGTCTGGGTACGGGTAACGCCGACCCTGTTGCCTGCGCGCAATACCCATCCGTCGTGGCCTGCGGTCTTCGTGACGCTGCAGTCAGCGCCCGACCAGAACTCCTCTGGTGTCTCCGCGGCCGCGTCCTCGGGGACAGGTGCGCGTCCGTGCTCGCGAACCTCGATGAGATGGGTCACGACTCTGAATCACCTTGGTTGGTCCATGGTTTGCCGACAAGGTGGTCGACCAGTTCCTTGGCGTGCGCCAACTGGGCGGAGCCGTCGGTCAGGCCGATTCTCTGCCGTAGTCCAGTGACGACATTGGGGTCGAGTTCACCCTCAAGTTCGTACTCAGTCAGAAGCGGGAGAACCTCGTATACGTAGCGTCCTGCGAGGACCTCAAGGCTAGACGCGGAACCGTCCTGATCGGCGAGGAAGTAGGACGGGCCTACCTGCAGTCCGGACGCTGCCCCGCTCAACATATCGGCCGTCGCTGAGTACAAGTACAGGGCCGCGTCACGGGTGGCCTCGTCATCGAAGCCGTATGTCGTGATGGGATCCTGGGTACTGGCAACATCGAGAAACACAAAGCGACGCCGGAGGGCGTAGTCGATGACCGCGATGCTCCGGTCGGCGGTGTTCATCGTGCCCAAGACCCTGAGCGAGTCTGGGATGGTGAGGGAGCCGTCCCCATCCACGGTGTAAGGGGTGGCCACTGCCTGGCCGCGGTACTCAAGTGCGTACAGCAGCTCCCCGAAGATGTTGGGGATGTCGCCACGGTTGACCTCGTCGAGAACGAGCACAAGCTCGATGTCATAGGCGCGACGCTCCAGTTCCATCCCGATTGCGCAGATTAGGCTGAGGATACGGTGCTCGGGTACGAATGTGACTCCCTCGCCATGGGGTTGCGCTGCGAGAGCGCGCACGAAGTCCGTGTAGTCGTACCCGGGGTGGAACTGGACGATGTCCCACAGCCCCGCGAGGCCACGTCGTTGGACTTCGTCACTGATGCCGGCGACGGTACGTTCGTTGGCGGGGAGGGAGTCGATGATTTCTTGAAGGCGACTGTCACTGGACCTGTTCGCTGTCACCCAGGACACGTACTGCTTGGCGATGTAGGTCTTGCCTGCGCCAGGCGGCCCTTGCAGGACGACTTGGCCTTTGCGGCGCAACTGCGAGGCGAGCTCAACTAGCGAGTTAGGAAGAGCGGCGCGTTGGCTCTGCACTTGAGAAGCAATCGGTCGGCTGTGAAAGGCTGCCCTGAACTCGTCCGTGGACAGATTCAGCCATGCGTTAGCACCGATGCTAAGGGCCAGGTCGATCTCGCGCCCTGGCGCGGCGAGGAACCCCTGCTCGGCGAGGCGTTCCGAGATCAACGTCACCGCGCCAGGCACTGCATGGCGCGTCGGAAGAGGGCGGTCAATACCGACGATGGACCCCCCGTGTTTGGCCGGGATGATCAGACGGCAGCGCTCCATCAGACTGAGGATGTTCGACGTCGCCTTCGTGTCGTGGGGTAGATCCTCCATGCTGTCCGCGTGCCGCTTGTCGAGGATCGGGCGCAGACGCGAGGCGTTGACCTCCTCAGGCTTCAGGTGCCCCTGGCTGTCCGTGAGGACCTCACGGACGATGTCGTCGAGCCGCGGGTCAGCCAAGTTCAGTGCTACCCACAGCAGCAGGAACCTGTCATCCCGCTCGTCACGGCTCGCCCGCAACAACTCATTGTCGACTGCGACCTGCGGCCCTGCGGCGGTCCTAGCGTTGGCAAGTGGCGGATCGTACGCGAGCAGGTCGTTCCACAGCGGAGGCGGTTGACCCGCTGCGGACAAAGCAGTCTCGATGTCCAGGCCTGTTGTCTGCCCGGGGACGACCTTGCTCAGCACCTCAACGGTCGCTTCGGGAGACGTGAACTTCGTGAACGAGATCTGGCCAAGACTTGGGAAGGGACTCATGACGGAAGTCTGCCCGACTCCGTTGCGACCGGCACAGAGCCCGGGAACACCTCCGCCGATGGACAGCTCGCGGGGGGTCCGCATGCGGCCTGCGCGGCCACAAGGTGGATCCGGCTATCAACGACGAGTGAAGTCCGTCGGGGCGGAGCAGACCGGGGCGGGTAGCCGACGATAGCTCCGGGGCAGGCGGCGGCGTTGGATGCCACCAGCGATACTGGCGTATCGAGCGGCCATCTTGATGAGTTCGTGCGCGACCGCGTCGCGGGCAGGTTCGGGTACTTCCTCCTGAAGTACTCGGCGTTCACCTGGGTATCGTACTTGTGCAAGGGGAACGTCAGGAGTTTGGGAACCACGCCCTTCCGGGTGGGCATCCGTGAGCGGGGCCGGGGGGTCCAGCGCCGGGGGAGTAGGTCGTGTCAGGGCAGCAGCCCTGCCGTAGATCGTCCATGGAGAGTTCGCCCACGAACCCCTTCGTCTGCTCGAGTTCCCGACGCACGTCCTCTCTGAGGTTCTAGCGACCAGCGATGGGTCCGACCTACTAGCCCCGGTCATTCATGAGGAGGCTGAGTCCCGCGTCGTTGGGTGAGATGGCGCGGTGGCGCTTGGAGGGCATGGCGATGGTCCGGCTGGCGCTGCCGGGCTGCGGGTCTCCGGGTTCCTGGGGTCGGGGCGGATGTGTGGGTCAGGCGGGTTGTGGGATGGCGGCGATGTTGGCGAACACGGCGACGATCGGTGCCGCCCAGGGCCATGATTCGGGTATCCGGAGTTGTCGTCGACGCGCGCCGTGGACCAGCCGGGCGGGGACGTGCAGGAACCGGTAGCGCAGCGCTTTGGGCTCGCAGGATGCCAGGGCTTTAGCGTCACCGGTCAGGGCGAGCAGTCGCGTCCAGGCGGTCAGGTCAGCGGCGATCTGCGTCAGGATCAGCCACGCCTGGTTGATCGCGAACTCTCGCGACGGGAACCGTCCCAGCCCGCTGTCCTTGGCGTGGCGGATGCGGTCTTCGACGCGGGCGTGGGCACGGTGCCGGGCTTCGAGGAAGGCGAGTTGTCCGATCTTGGTGTTGGTCACGAACGCTTGGTAGCGCCACCCGTCGGCCTCCTCGAAAAAGGGATAGCTGGGCACCGGGGTGCGGGCGTTCGCGGCGCACGATGACGCGCATGCCCGCGGGCCACTTGCCCAGCACGCTCGCGCCGATCAGCCCCGTCAGCTCGGCGACGTCACCGCCCTGCCGGATGCCGCCGTCAGCGTCCAGGGCCGGAGTCCAGATCTTCTTCGGCACCTGATCGATCGCCGCACGGACCTGTTCGGTGATAGCGAACCCGATCGAGTAGTCCACGGTGCGGCCGCGGACTTGACCCTGCTCGTGCAACCAGTCCAACAACTGGTGAGAGGCGCCAGCACCGTCGGAGCGGACCAGCAGGTGCTTGCGGTGGGCGGCGGGGACCTGCCCGATCGCCTCGGTCAGGACCTGCACGTGATCAGAGGCCGTGTTCGACCCGGCGTTCCCAGCCCGCAACGTCGCGGTCAGGAACTCCTGGGTGTTGTCGCACCACACTCCGAGCGGGTGATACCCGAAGGTCCGTTTGAACGTCGCCGCTGCATGCTCCTTCTCGCTGTGCGCGATCACGATCGTGGCGTCCACGTCCAACACCACGACGTCGCCCAGGTCGCTGCCGGCGACCTTGCTGGCCGGCACCCCGCCGGAGAACTGGGACCACACATGACGACGCACCCTGGCCCGCGCGGCCTGGATCTTCTTCACCCGGCCAGGGGTCACCTCATCCAGGGTGCGCCACACCGTCGGCGCCGATGCGACCGGTCCGAGCACATCACCCTGGTGACGCAGCACGTCGATGTCGGCGATCGCCTCACCACCATCGGCGAGCATGACCGCCACATCGGCCAGGACCCGGCCACGGTCATGGACCGGGACGAAACGACGCCGGGCCATCGCCTTGGACAACTCCCGAGTCAAGCCCGTTCGGTCGGCCAACAACCGCAACGCGACGCTGCCCGCGTGGGCCACCACGCCGACACCATCAGCAGAGACAGACAACCCCGACGACCACGACGTACGCTTCACTTACCGAGTGCTTCCTGCTGGGCGACCTGGGACCTTCGACAAGTCCAAGTCTTCCCTGCTCAGGGAGCACTTCGGTGTTTCACCACGCCGACCCCCGGTGAACGATCCGGGTTAGGCGGCGCAGCTGGGCTCAGGGACTCACTCGAAGCAGAGACCTTCCTCAGCTGGCCGGACGCAGCTGCGAAGCAGGCAGCCGCACAGTCACCACCTGGTCCTCCTCAACCGCACACACCACCCAGGCCGCCCACCCATCAGCGGTGCTCTGCCAGCTGACCACCAACGCCTCCACCTCGGCCGCTCCCGGCTGCAGACGCGCCCATGCGTGCCGTGTCCGTGAACGCACCGCCGGCACAGTGGGCAATGAGAGAGCAGGCGGGGAGGAGGGCATGCCCGAGCCGCGGTCCGTGAGTGGCACCCCTGGGCCGCGTCGCCCGTACATCAGCGTGAGGCGTTTACGTCAAGGGGGCCGGTGCCCGGGGCCCGTCGTCGTCCCTGCATAGCGGTAATGGAGCTTGGTGGCTCGACAGCGTGTGATCGGGTTCGGTGACGACGGGCCGGGGCGGCCCTTGATGTCCGTCGAGATACCGGTGGTGGTTCTCAATGCCGCGGAAGGCTCGCCCCGGCCCTGCTGGTGACGCGCGACGCCTCGCGCGAGGGTCAGGCGGCCTCGAGCGGCCCCTGGGTCTTGGTGGCGCCGGTGGCAATGACGGGGTCCCAGGCTTGGCGGTGGACGACGACGGCGTGCAGCTGGCGCAGGATCGCCGCGGCGATGATGGTCTGCGCCTGCGTCGCCGTGAGCTTGTTCTGCTCGCGGGTGGTCAGGTGCCGGTACCGGGCGGCGTAGACCTTGTTCGTCTGCAGGCAGCCCCACACCGCCCGCCACGCCGCGGTGCGCAGGCCGGGTCGTCCGGCACCGGTCAGCCGGGCCTTGCCGGTGAACGTGCCGGACATCCGCTCCCGCGGTGCCAGGCCGGCGTGCTTGACCACGGCCCGCGCGGAGGTGAACCTCGACAGGTCACCCGTCTCGGCCAGGATCGCGGCGGCGCCGACCGCGGACAGGCCGGGGATGGTGGTGACCAGGCCGGTGAGGCCGAGCTCGTCGAGCACGACGGTCATGCGGGTCTCGACGTCGACCTGCTGCGTCCGGGCGGTGTCCCAGTCGGCCAGGACCCACTCGGCGCGTTCCAGGGCGCCGGACCCGTGGTCCAGCACGCCGGCGCGGTCGGCCAGCGCGGCGTAGACCTTGCGCACGATCCCCAGGCACGGGCGTACCTTGCCGCGACGGACCATCTCGGTGCGGACGAGGCGCTCGAACCGGGCCGCGCCCAGGCGGCGGGTGCGGTCCAGGTCCCCGCCGTCGCGGCGCAGGATCACGCTCAGCGCGGCCACCCAGGTGGTCGACTTGAACGGCTGCGCCGCCGCTGTCAATGCTGCGGGCCAGACGCACTCGAGCAGGTCACGCAGCTGCTGCACGCAGGCCACGTGCTCATCCAGGAGCTGGGCGCGGCGGGTGCCCAGGTGCCGCAACCGGCCCCACGTCCCATCGACCGGCTCAGGAAGGTAGCAGCGCAGCTGAGCGACCAGCCGCGCGATCAGCACGGCGTCCTTGTCGTCGGTCTTGTCGAACGTCAGGTCCTCGGACTTGCGCGCCCACGAGGAGATCGTCGGCTGCACGCACACGAAAGCCATGCCCCGGTCGGCCGCCAGCTGGCCCAGGACCCGCCACCGGTGCCCGGTCGGCTCGCACGCCACCGTCAGCCCGGCGAACCCGTGCCGGGTCGCGTGCTGTCGCGCCCAGTCCAGCGCGGCACCGAGGTCCCAGGCCTTGCACCGGAAGGTGCGCCCGGCCAGGACCCGGGAGTCGTGGTCGCACACCACGACCATCTGCTTACGCTCGGCCAGGTCGATCCCCACGATGGCATTGCCGATCGGGACCGCTTCGCGAAGGCGGGCCAGCCGGGCGTTCCGGTTCCGGTCACCACGCGAGACACCACTACGGTTAGACATTGAACGTCCTTCCTGAAGGCGATGGGATACCAAGCCCGACAAGCGCATCAGGAGGACGTTCCTCACGTCCAGACCCCAGCGCTACAACGCCTTCCGATGCCGCCCGCCATGAGAAAAATCATAATCGAACTGGCGTTCGCATAGGTCCTGCCGATCAGTTAGCGACGCCGGTCAACTACGCAGCCGGGTGTGGTGGACGCTAGGCACGGACCGCGCCGCTTCCCTCGCCACCCCGACCCTCTGTGCTATTCGACACGATTCCGTGCATTATCGGGCTCTTCGCAGTTGAGGGTGTAGAGGTCGTCCGCGCGTCGCTGGCTGGATGAGGGTCGAGGTCTTCCGATGATGGGAGTTCTCACACCGCCCATCCCAAAGACCTCGACGTGCCTGACGCTACTACCTTCGCCTGCCCCGACCTGACCACCTTCACCCAGCTGGATGAGCTCGGCCTGGAGGTGAACGGCCAGCTGCTTGAGCCCGAGCGCGCCGTCCTGAAGTGTCGGGTCGTGGAACCCGACGACTGGTGCCGCCGGTGCGGTTGTCAGGGCGTGGCCAGGGACACCGTCGTCCGTCGGCTCGCGCACGCGCCGTTCGGGTGGCGTCCTACCATCCTGCTGGTCACGGTGCGCCGGTACCGGTGCACCGAGTGCGGTCACGTGTGGCGTCAGGACACCACCGCCGCGGCCGAGCCGCGGGCGAAGATCTCCCGGGGCGGGCTGGCCTGGGCCCTGGTCGGCATCGTGGTCCAGCACCTGTCCATGGCTCGCGTCGCCGAGGGGCTGGGCGTGGCGTGGCACACCGCCAACGACGCTGTCCTGGCCGAAGGACACCGGCTGCTGATCGACGATCCGGCCCGTCTGGACGGCGTCGAGGTCCTCGGGGTCGACGAGCATTGTTTGGCGTCACACCCGCGGCGGGGACAAGTTCGTCACGGTGATCATCGACCTGACCCCGGTCCGTGACGGGACGGGGCCGGCGCGGCTGCTGGACATGGTCGAGGGCCGCTCGAAGAAAGCGTTCAAGACTTGGCTGCACGAGCGCGACCAGGCCTGGCGCGACGGGGTGCAGGTGGTGGCCATGGATGGCTTCTCCGGCTTCAAGACCGCCACCACCGAGGAGCTGCCGGAGGCGGTCAGCGTGATGGATCCGTTTCACGTAGTCCAGCTGGCCGGGGAGGCGATGGACGACTGTCGTCGCCGGGTCCAGCAGGAGACCTGCGGGCACCGAGGCCGCAAGAGCGACCCGCTGTAGTCCGCTCGCCGGACCCTGCACACCGGTGCTGACCTGCTCACCGACAAGCAGCAAGCCCGCCTTGAGGCGCTCTTCGCAGTCGAGCAGCACGTCGCGGTCGAGGCGACCTGGGGCATCTACCAGCGAATGGTCGCTGCTTACCGCGAACCCGACCGCAGCCAGGGCCGCGAGCAGATGCAGTCGGTGATCGATGCTCTCCGCCAGGGTGTCCCGGCCGGTCTGAGTGAGCTGCGCAGGCTGGGGCGCACCCTGACCCGCCGCGCCGAGGACGTCCTGGCCTACTTCGACCGTCCCCGCACATCGAATGGGCCTACAGAAGCGATCAACGGCCGCCTTGAGCACCTGAGGGGTTCCGCCCTTGGGTTCCGCAACCTCACCAACTACATCGCGCGAGCGCTCCTCGAGGCCGGCGGATTCAGACCCCGACTACACCCTTGATTGCGAAGAGCCTAATAACGCGTGGAGCGTCCGCCGCCGCCAGCACCACTACTGCGCTGCGGCCCTCGGCTCGGGTGGAGGCTACAGCCCCGCGCGTGGACAGTCCTGGCCGCCATCGCCTCAACCTGACCCGTGCCGCCGGTGTCCTGGCCTCCACCGGCCACGCCCGCGCCGGACGGCCACGATCCGCGCCCAACTGATCAACATCTCCGCCCGCATCGCCAACCGCGCCCGGCGGCTACGCCACTAACTGGCCCTGGCGGCCCCCACCGCTACAATCGTCCCCCAGAGCGACGTTCACCACACGCCGAGCACGTGGTCACAGACCGCCGGTGCTGGCAAGGGCAAGGGCAAGCTTGACCACGTGGACCGAGTTTGGAGTCGGGGTCGGAGGGATGGTCCCAGGATTGCCATATCTAGTCGACGCGCACCTGTTGGGTCGGCACACCACCGGTACCGTGCTAGGCAAGCGGCGAGAGTAGATGCTTACCGGATCACCCCGCGGTTTCGAAGCCTCTCGAGTTGCTCCTGCGACAGTTCCGCCACATGGGTCAGCACCTCGTCGGTGTCCTCGCCAAGACCCCGACCGGTGGACCGGATGCGGCCGGGAGTGCGCATCATCCGCCACATCACGTTTTGCATCTTCAGTGGCCCCAACGTCTCGTCCTCGACCGTGGTCACCAACTCCATCGCCTGGACCTGGGGGTCGGTCAGCAGTTCGCTCGGCCTATACACCGGCGCGACTGCAGCACCCGCCTCCTCAAACGCGGCGAGGACTTCCTCGCGCGTCCGGATACCGATCCACTCCCCCACGTGCCGGTCCAGGAGGTCGGCGTGTTGAGCCCGCTGTCGGCCGGTGGCGAACCAGGGCTCTGCGATCACCTCGGGATGCCCCACCAGACGCAGCACCCGCTCGGCGATCGTGTTTGCACTAGTCGAGATCGCTAGCCAATGCCCGTCGCTTGTCAGGTACGTGTTACGCGGGGAGTTGTTCTGCGACCGGTTTCCGGTGCGCTCCTGGTCGATACCCAGCTGGTCGGCGTAGATAACCCCCGGCCCGACCGCGGTCATAATCGGACTGAGCAGATCCAGGTCGATCTCCTGTCCCTTCCCGTCCCGGGCCCGCTGGAACAGCGCCATCGACACCGCTGCCGCCCCGGCGACCCCTGCGATCGAGTCAGCCAGCCCAAAGGCAGGCAGCGTCGGCGGCCCGTCCGGCCGTCCCGTCAGGTGCGCGAACCCGCTCATCGACTCGACTAACGTTCCGAACGCTGGCCTCTCCGCATACGGCCCGCTCTGACCGAAGCCGGTAACACGCAGCATGATCAAGCCCGGATTGTCCTGGGACAACTCCTCATACCCCAGCCCCCACTTCTCGAAGGTGCCCGGACGGAAGTTCTCTACCACCACGTCCGCAGACCGGGCCAGCGCCCGGAACGCCTCGGCACCCTCAGGATCGCCCAGGTAGAGCCCGACCGTGCGTTTATTGCGGCTGATCATCTTCCACCACAAGGGCTCGCCGTCCTTGTCGAGCCCGTGCCCACGCATCCCGTCTCCGTGAGTCGGGTGCTCGATCTTGATCACATCCGCCCCGTAGTCACCGAGGATCTGTGCGGTCAACGGACCCGCCAGGATTGTCGAGGCGTCCAGCACTCGAAGACCGGTCAAAGGCCCGTCAGTGGGCAGGTTGATCATGACGAAGCGTCGCTATTTCCTCGAGCCACGTAGCGTCCGTTGGGATCACCAACGATCCGTCCGTCAGCGAACACGTGGTGACCCCGAACGAACGTGTCTGTCACGACCGATTCCAGGGTGAAGCCGTCGAACGGGGTGTACTCCTGCGTCGACTCCGAGTCATCAGGGCGGATGACGGTCGACTGCGTGGGATCCACCAGTGCGATATCGGCATCGAAGCCCACCGCGATGTCGCCCTTATTGGGCAGGCCGAACCGCTGCGCCGGGTTCCAGGAAGTCAGTTGCGCGATCCGCCGCTCGGACAGCCCACGCTTAAGTCCGGCGCCGACGAGTCCGGGGAGCAGGTATTCGGCGCCGCCGAACCCCGACTTTGCCATGAAGACGTCATCGCGATCCTCACCGTGGCCGAACTTCATCTCGTCCTTGCAGCACGCGTGGTCACTGACGACCCAGTCGATGTCACCAGCGAGCAAGTGCTCCCACAGCGCCTCGACATCGTCTGCAGAGCGCAGCGGCGGGTTTACCTTGCCCCCGACACCTGCCGCGGTGTGGTAATCGGCGAGCAGGTGACCGATGGTGACCTCCCGTCGGAAGTTGATGTGGGGGAAGGCCTGTTGCATGGTTAGCGCAGCCTCCATCGCCTTGGCTGAACTGAGGTGCAGGAGGTTAATGTTGGGCAGCGCAGTCTCGTGGGCGAGGTAGGCGGCGATCGCGATCGCGAGGCCTTCGGAGTGCGGCGGCCGCGCGGCACTGTAGGCCTCGAGCCCCGTCAGCACACCCTCTGTCTGCACGAGCTGGGTGTAGGCCCGCATGATCTCGGCGGTCTCACAGTGCAGAGACAACGAGATCTGGTCGGCCAACTCCGGTTGTTCCTCGCGTAGTCGCTGTATGCCGCGCATCACGAACTCGAAGTGGGCGAAATCGTAGTGCTCGTCTTCCCCCAGCATGAGGAAATCTCGCTGGCTGGAGGACGCACCGTGCAACCCGAAGCCGCCGTAGAACATGAAGATCTTGAACGACGTGACGCCGAACTTCTCGGCGATCAGGGGTAGTTCCTCAATGTGTTGTCGCGACATCGGGGCGACGTGGAAGGCGTAGTCGATGTGAGCGCGGCCCTCGCACGCGGCGAGCACCTTGGGCAGGAACTGCTCATAGGGCCCGCCCTCGTTGAGGTAGTACTGCCCGGTCCGGGTGTAATTGATACCAGTGGTGACACCGCCCTGGGCAGCGGCACGCGACTCGGTGACCACGTCCTCCCGGTACGGGTTGTAGATCCCCCAGTGCTGGTGCGCGTCGACGGCGCCGGGGAACGCCAACTTCCCTTGGCCGTCGACCAGGGCGGCTGCGCGGTTGGCGTCGATCGACGGCGCTACGGCGGCAATTGTCTCGTCTTTGACGGCGATGTCACCGTCGAACACGTCAGCACTCGCGCTTGCCACGCGAACGTTCTTGATGAGTAGGTCGAACTCAGACATGTGAACTCCTTGGGGGGAACGGCTCCAGGACTGGGGTGGTGAGAATCGCGGTGTGGTGCTTGATTACCTCGCCGACGTCGTCGAGTTGCTCCAGGCAACTGACTGCTTGCTGAACGTGGGTGATCGCGGCGTCGTTCAACATCCGTGCGGCGTTGTCGCGGAACTTGGTCGAGAGTTCTTCAAAGCTCAGCGGGCGCTGCGGTCCGCCGCGGTTCACGAGGATCTTCTTGACCTGCTCGAGCCCGCTCGTCGTCCGTACCCGTAGAACGCACGGGAACTGGTTCGGGAAGATCCGGTCGCACTCGGGGTCGGCGACCACGCTGACTTTGGCCATTATCTTGCGCAGATCCGGATCGGTCGCCCTGGCCGTTGTGAAGTCATCTAGCCCGAGGCCCAGCCCGCTACCGCCGCTCAAGGCCGCCGCGATGACAAACGGTGCGCTGAATTGCGCCATGTATCCCGTCTCTGGAGCACGCTTGACGTGGATCGGGTCACCGATGGTGCGCACCGTCGAGGTCGGTACCCCGACTTCGATGTCTTCCACCTGCTCGGGACGGAGGCCTTCGGCACGCAGTTCCAGGGCCGCGTCGATAGCCGCATGTGTGAAGTGGTTGGCAGGATAGGGCTTGAAGAAGATGTCTGGCGTCGCCCACTGCGTACCGAGTCCTTCGGTGATCTCACTTGCGGTGAAGTTGCCGTGGAGCCACGCTTGGAAGAACCCGAACCGCCCCTCCAGTACGGTCGGTGGCCCCGTGAAGCCGAGTGCAACCAGTTGGGCCGCCGACACGGCCGCGTGGGCGGCCCAGCCGCAGTGCAGCCGTTTGACGGTGCCACCTGTTCGGTTGGACTCGATGATTCCAGCTGCCATTGATGCCGCGACTCCCAGAACGTCCGCGAGCCCCCGCTCATCGAGGCCGGAGAGCTTTCCGGCAGCAACGGCCGAGCCCAGGGCCCCCGCGATCGAGGTCGCGTGTTGACCGTGTTCGAAGAACGTCGAGGTGCCCGCCTCGCGGTCGTAGCCGGCCATACCAATCCGCACGCACACCTCGATACCGACTGCGATGGCAGCGATCACCTGTTCGCCGTTGGCGCGATTCGCCTCGCCCGCCGCGAGTGCTGCGGGAATCACCGAGGCGCTGGGGTGCAGCACAGAGGGCAAGTGGGTGTCGTCGTAGTCGAGGGAGTGAGCCAACACGCCGTTGGCGAAGGCTGCGGCCGCGGCCGGTACCTGCTCGGGGATGCCGATCGCGGTCGCCTGTGGGGCGCCACCCTGTGTCTTGACCCATTGCAAGGCCCCGTGGCTGGTGTCCAGTTCGGTAGCTGCGAAGCAGATCCCGAGGATGTCGAGGACGCGGCCGCGCACACTCTCGATGACCTCCCCTGGCAGGGTGTCAAACGAGACGCCTGCGGCGAAACGGGCCAGCTGCTGTGACAGAGTCGGTTCAGCCACGCGAGACCACCGCCAGCGGCCGCACCGGTGAACCGGTGGCTCCGAAGATGTTGAGTGGCGCGAGCACGAGCGTGAACTCATACACTCGATCGACTGAGATCTGCTCGAGGTTCATGGTCTCGATGATGTAGATGCCGCTCTCGACCAGGAACAGGCGGTGCACCGGCAGCAAGCCGTGACCGGCACCCGGCCTCAGATGCTCGAAGGCGATGGAATCGGCGCCGGCGGCGTGGATGCCCTGTGTTGCGAGCCACCGGGCGACGGCCTCACCGATCCCCGGCACACCCGTCGCGCCCCCGACGAAGGCCTGGCCCTCGTCGAACTTCGCGCCCCACCCTGACCGAATCAGCACCACGTCCCCTTTGCGCACCTCGGTCTGTTGGGCATTGAGAGCGTCCTGGAACTCGGTGAGTGTTATCTCGTGATCGCCGTCCAAAGTGGTCACGCCGAGGTGCGCGGCGACGTCGACCAGCACTCCGCGGCGGATCATCGGTTCGATGGTGTGGACACCATGCTGGACATACCGACCTCCGATG contains the following coding sequences:
- a CDS encoding cyclase family protein, with the translated sequence MTDQLLDVVSAGVRAYDLARELRIGMPQSPNHPPFWHVVPRRHGDSVRADGGSAANDMITTGTHVGTHIDALAHVSQDGALFGGVDAEEACIGGRYVQHGVHTIEPMIRRGVLVDVAAHLGVTTLDGDHEITLTEFQDALNAQQTEVRKGDVVLIRSGWGAKFDEGQAFVGGATGVPGIGEAVARWLATQGIHAAGADSIAFEHLRPGAGHGLLPVHRLFLVESGIYIIETMNLEQISVDRVYEFTLVLAPLNIFGATGSPVRPLAVVSRG